The following coding sequences are from one Granulicella arctica window:
- a CDS encoding TonB-dependent receptor, whose product MKICLNVAVIFVVLSASVAALGQSVVNGRVVFGNPFKPVPQMTVHLVNKSQKPPMDQTAITSDDGRYTFDDVPPGQGYAVAVYDTTGKLVGTDASFEVIPDARHTALPNIDISKGVLADRAVRSGGLIQNDRDVSLGANITNQQLRVLPLYNRTFLALGAIQPGVHDVPQGSPLQGAAFSIAGSPTTATNFLLEGVDNVASSNNQAIPFQVNEAVQEFRLIYAVPDMRYGQGSGGVINIITSRGNAASGGKAWHGSVFGYFNNDALNGESPLSVYSNSTFAKAAATASDGQGDASVIGINEISDSAFQGYAPQRYNQLFNLVAPASPIADLRVQSCATQLCQAGSFNPSAILSSQDSRTFPISSQQFGASIGGPLFGTKLFFFASYEGSQINNPTPIFERVPTLLDLPGAANGNTLQSDGSITSSATADNAISKGVLGLLPAPNVGQTGAAVAAGTNAGIFGFYRGTAPNYTHVNNFHLRPELSLGSLGTISFRYTGQLIDQLHDDTLPAGGAYPGNGANRRAQNQSAAITHSVPFGQSLNTLNIGFTQFRVDEVAQDHGFNQQTLGLSPGGLSTFVISGIDTRTTGARSGVAGAIAGSPGAIGTPGLMGGWFDSFWNSCPNSSCPTSSARTSPSPITPSTDGAFPLARIGAPLSAPSIHRDTEAFLSDLLELHLGNANFLTIGGDYRYQQNFSYAGGLARGLVVANNIGEFTSDSETCISCGEAFQHPSFDYELRQPIGYTGDLRSSSFGVFAEHKIQPLQRLTISMGARYEYFGEPLDAQNRLWNYNSAAEGLVKQGSSGTYDAFDYQCGAGTATSLDSLYGSRRVSFSGGWNCAAGANFALPQNKADVMGHFGLSYSPDDKYHNVFRASGGLYYDHLPATYNQTLLQNRPSPYNVTDPSAIYGQNFYSAGFGASQTQCGFGLHTLNFNSLNAKNVASQSDLANFQNYQAASGANILYERDVKALKTPYSLQFAASFQHQFGSSLSGEIAYVGSVNRKLPLIYDGNFTNEFYCTQGGGTTTSPGGLCNNNTFFPVFTESNIGSSNYHSVVLRFRSEQWHGLTLHSAFTFAKSLDDVAGSDFPQSTDALWSQVFGRQLFGVGNPVAFALGANSLTPPAAIQRARALTASLATPGTGLAHDLYGVANIPSFDATSSALTTTGSRSVNVSHYSLPQNPLGFSTAFNGGDRGRSDFDVQSRGVADFVYAPPFHKRILQGFVLSGIFTAQSGQPFSIFSGPAYGQITQRINISQTTKIHTTGKATGYFTGVDRTNLVAFGSTGPNCPSLYAGPTLYAAQSTPAACVGTSGRNAFTGPIYISQDLAVQKSFSPAFLRHQTVIVRAEGYNIFDRANFYNPISELSNDGVHINPEFGLIRSAHDPRQIQFAARYEF is encoded by the coding sequence ATGAAGATTTGCTTGAACGTTGCTGTAATTTTTGTAGTGCTCTCTGCCTCAGTAGCCGCCCTTGGACAATCCGTCGTCAACGGACGAGTTGTATTCGGCAACCCGTTCAAACCAGTTCCCCAGATGACCGTCCACCTGGTCAACAAAAGCCAAAAGCCTCCTATGGATCAGACTGCCATCACCTCTGACGATGGCCGCTACACCTTCGACGATGTCCCGCCAGGTCAGGGCTACGCCGTTGCCGTCTACGACACCACCGGCAAACTGGTAGGCACCGATGCGTCGTTCGAAGTCATCCCGGACGCACGGCATACGGCGCTTCCGAATATCGACATCTCGAAGGGCGTGCTTGCCGATCGAGCCGTACGTTCAGGCGGCCTGATCCAAAACGACCGCGACGTATCGCTCGGTGCAAACATCACCAACCAGCAGTTGCGCGTGCTCCCGCTCTACAACAGGACCTTCCTTGCACTCGGTGCCATACAGCCGGGAGTTCATGATGTACCGCAGGGCTCCCCACTACAAGGCGCAGCCTTCAGCATCGCTGGTTCCCCGACAACCGCCACGAATTTCCTCCTCGAAGGAGTGGACAACGTCGCTTCCAGCAACAATCAGGCCATCCCATTCCAGGTCAACGAGGCCGTCCAGGAGTTCCGCCTCATCTACGCTGTACCCGACATGCGCTACGGTCAGGGCTCAGGCGGTGTCATCAATATCATCACCAGTCGGGGAAACGCGGCATCTGGCGGCAAAGCATGGCACGGCAGCGTCTTTGGTTATTTCAACAACGACGCCCTCAACGGGGAGTCTCCTCTTTCCGTCTACTCCAACTCGACCTTCGCCAAGGCCGCCGCAACCGCCTCAGATGGCCAGGGTGACGCAAGCGTCATCGGCATCAACGAGATCTCCGACTCCGCCTTTCAGGGCTATGCGCCGCAGCGTTACAACCAGCTCTTCAATCTCGTCGCCCCCGCGTCGCCTATCGCCGATCTGCGGGTCCAGTCCTGTGCCACCCAACTTTGCCAGGCCGGCTCCTTCAACCCCTCGGCAATCCTCAGTTCGCAGGACAGCCGAACGTTTCCCATCAGCTCCCAGCAGTTTGGTGCGAGCATCGGCGGTCCGCTCTTCGGCACAAAGCTCTTCTTCTTCGCCAGCTACGAGGGATCGCAGATCAATAACCCGACACCGATCTTTGAGCGAGTCCCCACGCTCCTCGACTTACCCGGCGCTGCCAACGGCAATACCCTCCAGTCCGACGGTTCCATCACCAGCTCCGCAACTGCGGATAATGCAATCTCGAAGGGTGTCCTCGGTCTCCTGCCTGCTCCCAATGTAGGCCAGACCGGAGCCGCCGTCGCCGCAGGCACGAACGCCGGTATCTTCGGCTTCTACCGCGGCACCGCCCCGAACTACACCCACGTGAACAATTTTCACCTCCGCCCTGAGCTCTCCCTCGGGTCTCTTGGCACCATAAGCTTTCGCTACACCGGGCAGTTGATCGATCAGCTTCACGACGACACCCTGCCGGCTGGCGGAGCCTATCCCGGCAATGGGGCCAACCGCAGGGCGCAGAATCAAAGCGCCGCCATCACCCACAGCGTTCCCTTCGGTCAAAGCCTTAATACCCTCAACATCGGCTTCACGCAGTTCCGTGTTGACGAAGTCGCGCAGGATCACGGCTTCAATCAGCAAACCCTCGGCCTCTCACCCGGTGGCCTCAGCACCTTCGTCATCAGTGGCATCGACACACGCACCACCGGCGCAAGGTCCGGAGTCGCAGGTGCAATCGCCGGCAGTCCCGGTGCGATAGGCACCCCAGGTCTCATGGGCGGCTGGTTCGATTCCTTCTGGAACTCCTGCCCCAATTCAAGCTGCCCCACCAGCAGCGCCAGAACCTCACCCTCCCCAATCACTCCCTCGACCGATGGGGCGTTCCCCCTCGCGCGCATCGGAGCTCCTCTCTCCGCACCCTCAATTCACCGCGATACAGAAGCCTTCCTCTCCGATCTGCTTGAGCTTCACCTCGGCAACGCAAACTTCCTCACCATCGGTGGAGATTACCGCTATCAGCAGAACTTCAGCTACGCTGGCGGCCTCGCCCGCGGCCTGGTCGTCGCCAACAACATCGGTGAGTTCACCAGCGATAGCGAAACCTGTATCTCCTGCGGCGAAGCCTTCCAGCACCCCTCCTTCGACTACGAGCTTCGTCAGCCCATTGGCTACACCGGCGACCTGCGCAGCTCCTCCTTCGGCGTCTTCGCTGAGCATAAGATCCAGCCGCTTCAGCGACTCACCATCAGCATGGGCGCACGCTACGAATACTTCGGCGAGCCACTCGACGCGCAGAATCGCCTCTGGAACTACAACTCCGCAGCAGAGGGACTCGTTAAGCAGGGAAGCAGCGGCACCTACGACGCCTTCGACTATCAATGTGGCGCAGGAACAGCCACCTCTCTCGACTCCCTCTACGGCAGTCGCCGCGTCTCCTTCTCCGGAGGTTGGAACTGCGCGGCAGGTGCAAACTTTGCCCTCCCGCAAAATAAAGCGGACGTCATGGGCCACTTCGGCCTCTCCTACTCGCCCGACGACAAGTACCACAACGTCTTCCGCGCATCAGGCGGCCTCTACTACGATCACCTCCCCGCAACCTACAACCAGACTCTCCTGCAGAACCGCCCCAGCCCGTATAACGTGACAGACCCAAGCGCGATCTACGGCCAAAACTTCTATTCTGCAGGCTTCGGCGCTTCTCAGACGCAGTGCGGCTTCGGCTTGCACACTCTGAACTTCAATAGCCTTAATGCAAAGAACGTCGCTAGCCAATCTGACCTTGCCAACTTTCAGAACTACCAGGCAGCCAGCGGCGCCAACATTCTCTACGAGCGGGATGTGAAGGCCCTCAAGACTCCCTACAGCCTCCAGTTCGCCGCCAGCTTCCAGCATCAGTTCGGCAGCTCACTCTCGGGCGAAATCGCCTACGTCGGCTCCGTCAATCGCAAGCTCCCGCTCATCTACGATGGCAACTTCACTAACGAGTTCTACTGCACCCAGGGTGGCGGCACCACCACCAGCCCCGGCGGTCTCTGCAACAACAACACCTTCTTTCCGGTCTTTACCGAATCGAATATCGGCTCCTCGAACTACCACTCCGTCGTCCTCCGCTTCCGCAGCGAGCAGTGGCACGGTCTCACTCTCCACTCTGCCTTCACCTTCGCCAAGTCCCTCGACGACGTAGCCGGCAGCGACTTCCCCCAATCCACCGACGCTCTCTGGTCTCAGGTCTTCGGTCGCCAGCTCTTTGGCGTTGGCAACCCCGTCGCTTTCGCCCTCGGAGCGAACTCTCTCACTCCACCCGCAGCCATCCAGCGTGCCCGCGCGCTCACCGCCAGCCTTGCCACTCCCGGCACCGGTCTCGCACACGATCTCTACGGAGTCGCAAACATCCCATCGTTCGACGCCACCTCCTCCGCGCTTACCACCACCGGCAGTCGCTCCGTCAACGTCAGCCACTACAGCCTCCCGCAAAATCCCCTTGGCTTTTCCACCGCCTTCAATGGAGGGGATCGTGGCCGATCCGACTTCGACGTCCAGAGCCGCGGCGTGGCGGACTTCGTCTACGCGCCGCCATTCCACAAGCGCATCCTGCAAGGCTTTGTGCTCTCCGGCATCTTCACCGCACAGAGCGGCCAGCCCTTCAGCATCTTCTCCGGCCCTGCCTATGGTCAGATCACCCAGCGCATCAACATCTCGCAGACCACAAAGATTCATACCACCGGTAAAGCCACCGGCTACTTTACCGGTGTTGATCGCACCAACCTGGTCGCCTTCGGATCGACCGGGCCAAACTGCCCTAGCCTCTACGCCGGGCCCACCCTCTATGCCGCACAATCAACACCCGCCGCATGTGTGGGCACTAGTGGCCGCAACGCCTTCACTGGCCCGATCTATATCAGTCAGGATCTCGCCGTTCAGAAATCCTTCTCGCCTGCATTCCTCCGCCATCAGACCGTCATCGTCCGGGCAGAGGGCTACAACATCTTCGATCGCGCCAACTTCTATAACCCGATCAGCGAACTCTCGAACGATGGGGTCCACATCAATCCTGAGTTCGGCCTCATCCGCTCCGCACACGACCCAAGACAGATTCAATTCGCAGCGAGGTACGAGTTCTAA